One window of Chamaesiphon minutus PCC 6605 genomic DNA carries:
- a CDS encoding class I SAM-dependent methyltransferase → MYGSLISPQQDWNSQIDRVKQRFDREYKQEAFELPAEVEAMPIFREWIGHNLAAKITSPFWELAGFKKNHRCLDIGCGVSFLIYNWREWETYFYGQEVSSVARSALNSRGSQLNSKLFKGVQSGAAHQLQYDNDTFDRAIATGFSCYYPLEYWKLVLQEVKRVLKPDGIFVFDAIDPTTEIAENWAILETYLGAEVFLSPLAEFNDLVKQVGGKVTATKSGQLFQMYRVSF, encoded by the coding sequence ATGTACGGTTCTCTCATTTCACCACAACAAGACTGGAATAGTCAAATCGATCGAGTCAAACAAAGATTCGATCGAGAATATAAACAAGAAGCTTTTGAGTTACCAGCAGAAGTAGAAGCGATGCCCATTTTTAGAGAATGGATCGGTCACAATCTGGCGGCAAAAATTACTTCGCCATTTTGGGAACTAGCCGGATTTAAAAAGAACCATCGCTGCTTAGATATTGGCTGTGGCGTGAGTTTTTTAATTTATAATTGGCGCGAGTGGGAAACATACTTCTATGGACAAGAAGTGAGTTCCGTCGCGCGGAGTGCCCTGAATTCGCGCGGTTCGCAATTAAATTCTAAATTATTTAAGGGAGTTCAATCTGGCGCAGCCCATCAATTACAGTATGATAACGATACATTCGATCGAGCGATCGCGACTGGATTCAGTTGCTATTATCCACTTGAGTACTGGAAACTAGTGCTCCAAGAAGTCAAACGAGTCTTGAAACCAGATGGCATCTTTGTCTTTGACGCGATCGATCCCACTACTGAAATTGCCGAAAACTGGGCGATTTTAGAGACATATTTGGGTGCTGAAGTCTTTTTATCGCCGCTGGCAGAATTCAACGATCTAGTTAAACAAGTCGGCGGTAAAGTCACAGCAACAAAATCAGGACAGCTATTCCAGATGTATCGCGTCAGCTTTTAG